GAGAGTTTGCAGGGATCGAGGGCGTCGCCCGGCTGAGGGCAGCGAGCGAGGAACACCTGCGAAGGAACGCGCCAGACCTGTTGCCGCTGCCCGTCTGGTGATATCGCGCGGGGGCCGTGCCACCGCGACGCGCCAAGGCCCGTCCGTCCGATATGCAAAAGGCCCCGCGTGGGGGCCTTTTCCGTCCGCTGCAAAGGCGGTCAGCCGTAGACGGCTTCCTTTTTGAAGTGCTTCGTTAGCATGTAGTAGACGACCGCGCGGTACTTGTTGCGCTCGGACTGGCCGTAGGTCTCGATCACCGTGTTGATCGCCTCCATCAGCTCGGGACCGTCGGACAGGCCCAGCTTCTTGACGAGAAAATTGTCCTTCACGGTCTCGATTTCGCCGGGTTGGCTGGCGGCGACGGTCGAGGAATCCGCGTTGTAGATCGCCGGGCCGCAGCCGATCGTGACCTTCGTCAGCAGATCCATGTCCGGCTCCATCCCGCACTTGTCGCGCAGATCCTCGGCGTATTTCTGGATCAACTCGTCCCGTTTTCCCATTGTCCGACTCCCTCGGTCCGTGACGGGGCTTCGCCCCTTTTCATATGTGTGGCTGCCAGCGCGGCAGATGCGGGCAGCCTAGCGGTTCCGACCCTCGTGGCAAGGGAAATGCTGGCGCCGTTTCCCGCTGTCAGTCTATCAGGGCCAGCAGGTCGGGGGCGGTCAGGTCGCCGGGCTTCAGGCTCTCGCGCAGCATGCGGGCGGCCAGATGCAGCATAGCCGCGTTGGCGGGCGTGGGGATGCCGTGCAGCCGCCCAAGCAGGACGATCTCGCCGTTCAGAAAGTCCGTCTCCACCGACCCGGTGCCGCGCTGCAGGCTTTGCGCGGTGGAGCCGCCCAGCGGCGGTTCCCCGGGAACATCGGTGACTTCGAGATGCTCGGCGCGGCGGGGATCGTCGCGCCCTACGTCATCGACGCCAATCCCGGCGGCAGAGAGTACGGCCTGCGCCTCGGCCTTCAACCTGTCGCGCAACCCGTCGTCCTCTACCCCGGGGCCAAGGCTGGCAATCACGATATTGCCGAGGTTCATCAGAAGCTTGCCGTACTTGGACCGCATGACTTCGGGCTGCGGATAGGCGGCGAAGTTGGCACGGGTCATTGCGGCGCAAAAGGCTTCGTCCGCCGCATCGGTGCCGCCGGGATAGCGCCCGACATCGAAGATGCCAAAGCGGGGCCGTGCATGGCAGACCACCTTGCCCGGCTCGAGAAAGGTGGCGGGCAGCAGGACGGTGACGCCGTGGACATTGGCGAACCGGCGCAGGGCGCGGCGTTCGTTCTCGACGCCGTTTTGCAGGCAGAAGATTGGCTGGTCCCGGACGCCCGCCGCCACCAGCGCATCCAGCGCCGCCTCGGCATGCTGGGTCTTCATGCACATCAGGATGGCGTCTTCGGGGCCAAAGGCGATTTCGGCGGGTGAGCCGACGCAGTCGAGGCTGTGGGTCTCGTCGATCTCGGGCGTCTTCAGGCGCAGGCCGTTGGCGCGGATCGCTTCCAGCTGCGCGCCGCGGGCGATGCCCAGCACCTCTTGCCCCGACCGTGCCAGCGCCGTCGCGACGACGCCCCCGACGGCGCCCACGCCGTAGACGATGAACCGCATCTCTGTCTCCTGTCCTGTCGGTAGGAGACTACGGCCTGACGCCGCGAGGGCAAGGCGCCCCCGGGGCGTGGAATGCAAAAAGGCCGGGCGCATCGGCCCGGCCTGTCCGTTCAGCGTCCGGCGGGTCCGCGACCCGCCTTCGCCGGTCAGTAGCGGTAGTGTTCCGGCTTGAACGGGCCCTCGGGCGAGACGCCGATATAGGAGGCCTGCTCTGCCGAGAGGGTCGTCAGCTTCACGCCGATCCGGCCGAGGTGCAGGCGCGCGACCTTCTCGTCCAGATGCTTGGGCAGGATGTAGACGCCCGGCTTGTAGTCGTCGCCGTTCTTCCACAGTTCGATCTGCGCCAGCACCTGGTTGGTGAAGGAGGCGGACATCACGAAGGAGGGGTGGCCGGTGGCGTTGCCGAGGTTCAGCAGACGGCCCTCGGACAGCAGGATGATGCGCGAGCCCGAAGGCATCTCGATCATGTCCACCTGATCCTTGATGTTGGTCCACTTGTGGTTCTTCAGCGCGGCGACCTGAATTTCGTTGTCGAAGTGGCCGATGTTGCCGACGATGGCCATGTCCTTCATCTCGCGCATGTGCTCGATGCGGATCACGTCCTTGTTGCCGGTGGTGGTGATGAAGATGTCGGCGTCGAGGTTTTCCTCAAGCAGCACGACCTCGAAGCCGTCCATCGCCGCCTGCAGCGCACAGATCGGGTCGGCCTCGGTGACCTTCACGCGGGCACCGGCGCCGCGCAGCGAGGCGGCAGAGCCCTTGCCCACGTCGCCATAGCCGCAGACCACGGCGACCTTGCCGGCCATCATGGTGTCGGTGGCGCGGCGGATGCCGTCGACCAGCGATTCCTTGCAGCCGTACTTGTTGTCGAACTTCGACTTGGTGACGGAGTCGTTCACGTTGATCGCCGGGAAGGGCAGCTGACCCTGCTTTTGCAGCTCGTACAGGCGGTGCACGCCGGTCGTGGTTTCCTCGGACACGCCCTGAATCGCGTCGCGGGTCTTGGTGAACCAGCCCGGGCTTTCCTTCATGCGCTTGGCGATCTGCTTCTTGATCACCTCTTCCTCTTCGGACTGCGGCACGGGGATGATGTCCTCACCGGCCTCGGCGCGGGCGCCCAGCAGCACGTAAAGCGTGGCGTCGCCGCCGTCGTCGAGGATCATGTTGGCGCCCTCGGCGAACATGAACGACTTGTCGAGGTAGTCCCAGTGCTCTTCCAGCGTCTGGCCCTTGACCGCGAAGACCGGGATGCCGGCCTCGGCGATGGCCGCCGCCGCGTGGTCCTGCGTCGAGAAGATGTTGCACGACGCCCAGCGGACGTCCGCACCCAGCGCCACCAGCGTTTCGATCAGCACGGCGGTCTGGATGGTCATGTGCAGCGAGCCGACGATGCGGGCACCCGCCAGCGGCTTGCTTTCACCGAATTCGGCGCGGCAGGCCATCAGGCCCGGCATCTCGGTTTCGGCGATGTCCAGTTCCTTGCGGCCGAAACCGGCGAGCGCGATGTCCTTGACGACGTAATCCTGCGACATGGGTCTTTCCTCGAATGGCGTCCCGACCGGGCGGGCCCTCCCGCCGGTCTCATGCCGGGGCGCTTAGCACCCGGGCGGGTTCGGCACAACGTGCGGCTTTGGCGCAACGGCGGATATTCTCCCGACAAGTCTTGGCGTTTCCGCCGGACAATTGACACCGCAGGGCGATGGCCTATCCAGAGGGGGCAACAGGGCGGACGGACACCGATGGACTTCGAGCACCGGATCAGCGTGAACGAGCACGGCTTTTATTGCGTGCCAGAGGCCTATGCCAAGCGCGAGATCCCGAAGATCCTGTCGCAGGGCGCGGTCTACGAGCCCGCGACCCTGAGGCTGATGGCCCGCCATGCCCGGGGCGGGGACATCGTGACCGGCGGCGCCTTCATCGGCGATTTCTTCCCGGCCTTGTCGCGGGCGCTGGCACCGGGCTGCCGGGTTGTCAGCTTCGAGCCGAACCCGCTGTCGCGGGCCG
This region of Ponticoccus alexandrii genomic DNA includes:
- a CDS encoding DUF2853 family protein, which codes for MGKRDELIQKYAEDLRDKCGMEPDMDLLTKVTIGCGPAIYNADSSTVAASQPGEIETVKDNFLVKKLGLSDGPELMEAINTVIETYGQSERNKYRAVVYYMLTKHFKKEAVYG
- a CDS encoding ketopantoate reductase family protein; the encoded protein is MRFIVYGVGAVGGVVATALARSGQEVLGIARGAQLEAIRANGLRLKTPEIDETHSLDCVGSPAEIAFGPEDAILMCMKTQHAEAALDALVAAGVRDQPIFCLQNGVENERRALRRFANVHGVTVLLPATFLEPGKVVCHARPRFGIFDVGRYPGGTDAADEAFCAAMTRANFAAYPQPEVMRSKYGKLLMNLGNIVIASLGPGVEDDGLRDRLKAEAQAVLSAAGIGVDDVGRDDPRRAEHLEVTDVPGEPPLGGSTAQSLQRGTGSVETDFLNGEIVLLGRLHGIPTPANAAMLHLAARMLRESLKPGDLTAPDLLALID
- the ahcY gene encoding adenosylhomocysteinase — protein: MSQDYVVKDIALAGFGRKELDIAETEMPGLMACRAEFGESKPLAGARIVGSLHMTIQTAVLIETLVALGADVRWASCNIFSTQDHAAAAIAEAGIPVFAVKGQTLEEHWDYLDKSFMFAEGANMILDDGGDATLYVLLGARAEAGEDIIPVPQSEEEEVIKKQIAKRMKESPGWFTKTRDAIQGVSEETTTGVHRLYELQKQGQLPFPAINVNDSVTKSKFDNKYGCKESLVDGIRRATDTMMAGKVAVVCGYGDVGKGSAASLRGAGARVKVTEADPICALQAAMDGFEVVLLEENLDADIFITTTGNKDVIRIEHMREMKDMAIVGNIGHFDNEIQVAALKNHKWTNIKDQVDMIEMPSGSRIILLSEGRLLNLGNATGHPSFVMSASFTNQVLAQIELWKNGDDYKPGVYILPKHLDEKVARLHLGRIGVKLTTLSAEQASYIGVSPEGPFKPEHYRY